In Vespa velutina chromosome 1, iVesVel2.1, whole genome shotgun sequence, the following proteins share a genomic window:
- the LOC124950041 gene encoding RING finger protein 207-like isoform X3: protein MASSGSVAVDGVGENNATSGVDPVVPRNPLVCGVCHDYYNEPCLLSCFHTFCARCIRGPHLDGKVSCPICGQQTQLKEGAQLPPPDQLIRQLVELANSENPPCANCDKRDKSTMFFCTTCGQALCTHCREHTHRAKMFSSHEVVHMSKCAKDTQRRCPSHGEQYIMYCQSAKCMLCATCFRDTPVDARLHCVDIESAWQQASKKMERAANSICELQAGVRDGVLALKSQLDELRHSLESEKRALNSFCQGMQEAITKTHASVLTELQRQFEIKERMIRTRLLSLGSALPILQMHLMLCTAFTSGATKYQFLELAHPMLERLSRVAQLGHPTRPPLLAAHLKINYRSDFARTLQPFIGQVQTPKESLYDQTHTMTQQEPQVIQSSKSAQRIQPKNGSDSGPFSNHCRTFDTQLKELSQQLMTVKERLGELHRDVALLRRANTPPVGTRYEHVARDCRVLEQQLEHHQLELERLRNVFDALWEEQLCRIHIEKEIFHSQMDDILSLRSEVKQLQSLTQQLEPFVKSFSTGVSAGEVSMAASDASSNQHLQALLDHLARLQMQEPPQSQTQAPTKDHRHPRGTMISADNALYMKETKEMPTRCRTPSSVGAVLDSSGNIVVYGTAKSSDPKRGVLRELIEKARTKEDRKKSPGRDDGSRDRSQSRRSRKSPDGTKPKTPPGHSSSSKVRSLYRSLKGATGDTSAEALDQPERCTDGQQQQQQQQQQQQQQQQQQQQQQQQQQQQQAQSASSMGEAKKRVQAQVHPIPPDEQQQLSSGKGTKVYPASDSEDVFYADEKTPSDVRRRRRASCDSLSTTGSGSRRSSIVDGTVGQTSQDARKTFVVLIGSTPTSSSLVQKQRSWETFPRPKSKRSGPGEAASSSLGQLKRADSFEGHEEAVRTLVAAVQETRSHLRQHLLHHHRHHRKSKTN, encoded by the exons ATGGCGAGCTCCGGGTCGGTGGCTGTCGACGGGGTCGGCGAGAACAATGCCACGTCCGGAGTCGATCCCGTTGTCCCCAGGAATCCATTAGTCTGTGGTGTCTGTCATGATTATTACAACGAGCCTTGCCTGCTCTCCTGCTTTCATACTTTCTGCGCCCGCTGTATACGTGGCCCTCATCTCGACGGAAAAGTCTCCTGTCCCATCTGCGG gCAACAAACACAACTTAAAGAGGGTGCACAATTACCACCACCGGATCAGTTGATACGTCAACTAGTAGAACTAGCTAATTCTGAAAATCCACCATGTGCCAATTGTGATAAGCGAGACAAATCTACTATGTTCTTCTGCACAACATGTg gGCAAGCACTATGTACTCATTGCAGAGAGCATACACATCGTGCAAAAATGTTCTCCTCTCATGAGGTGGTACATATGAGTAAATGTGCAAAAGATACTCAACGTCGTTGTCCTTCTCATGGGGAGCAATATATCATGTATTGTCAAAGCGCCAAATGCATGCTTTGTGCAACTTGTTTTCGTGATACACCGGTAGACGCTCGATTACATTGCGTGGACATCGAAAGTGCTTGGCAACAAGCTtcaaaaaaaatggaaagagcaGCAAATTCAATTTGCGAATTGCAGGCAGGCGTAAGAGATGGAGTTTTGGCATTAAAGTCACAATTGGATGAATTACGGCATAGCCTGGAATCAGAAAAACGCGCATTAAATTCATTCTGTCAAGGAATGCAAGAAGCGATTACTAAAACGCACGCATCCGTTCTCACGGAACTTCAACgtcaatttgaaataaaggaaagaatgatTCGGACTCGATTGCTATCCTTGGGTAGTGCACTTCCAATATTACAGATGCATTTAATGCTGTGTACGGCTTTTACAAGTGGTGCGACAAAATATCAATTTCTTGAACTCGCACATCCCATGCTCGAAAGATTGAGTCGCGTAGCTCAACTTGGACATCCTACAAGACCTCCTCTACTTGCTGctcatttgaaaataaattatagaagCGATTTTGCTCGTACGTTACAGCCTTTCATTGGTCAGGTACAAACGCCGAAAGAATCATTGTACGATCAGACTCATACGATGACCCAACAGGAACCGCAGGTTATACAG AGCAGCAAGTCTGCTCAGAGAATCCAGCCGAAGAACGGAAGTGACAGTGGGCCATTTTCCAACCATTGTCGCACCTTCGATACCCAATTGAAAGAGCTAAGTCAACAACTGATGACGGTGAAAGAACGTTTAGGAGAACTTCATCGAGACGTCGCACTACTTAGAAGAGCGAATACACCGCCTGTGGGTACGCGTTACGAACACGTGGCGAGAGATTGTCGCGTGTTGGAACAGCAATTGGAACATCATCAGTTAGAATTAGAACGATTGAGAAACGTTTTTGACGCTTTGTGGGAAGAACAATTGTGTAGGATtcatatagagaaagaaatttttcattctcag atGGACGATATTCTATCTTTAAGGAGCGAAGTGAAACAATTACAAAGTCTTACACAGCAATTGGAACCATTTGTGAAATCATTTTCTACAGGAGTTTCCGCAGGCGAAGTGAGCATGGCTGCTTCGGATGCTTCCAGTAATCAACATCTGCAAGCTTTATTAGATCACTTAGCTCGCTTACAGATGCAGGAACCACCTCAGTCGCAAACTCAAGCACCGACTAAGGATCATCGTCATCCACGAGGTACTATGATCAGTGCTGACAACGCTCTTTACATGAAGG aaacgaaagaaatgcCGACACGTTGTCGGACACCGTCAAGCGTTGGTGCCGTATTAGACTCTAGCGGTAACATAGTCGTATATGGTACTGCCAAATCTTCCGATCCGAAAAGAGGAGTCCTGAGAGAGCTCATTGAAAAAGCTAGAACGAAAGAGGATCGTAAGAAATCACCCGGAAGAGATGACGGTAGTCGAGATCGTAGTCAAAGCCGACGTTCAAGAAAATCACCGGATGGTACAAAACCTAAAACACCACCAGGACATTCATCGAGTAGTAAGGTTCGATCGTTGTATCGTTCCTTGAAAGGTGCAACCGGTGACACGTCCGCTGAGGCACTCGATCAACCAGAAAGATGTACGGATGgtcaacagcaacagcaacagcagcagcaacaacagcaacaacaacaacaacaacaacaacaacaacagcaacaacaacaacaacaacaagcaCAATCAG CTTCTAGCATGGGCGAGGCTAAAAAACGAGTCCAAGCGCAAGTACATCCTATACCACCTGACGAGCAACAACAGCTATCCAGTGGGAAGGGTACAAAGGTGTATCCGGCCAGCGACTCCGAGGATGTCTTTTATGCGGATGAGAAGACTCCTAGTGATGTACGAAGACGCAGACGTGCCAGCTGTGACAGCCTAAGTACAACCGGTTCCGGTAGCAGAAGATCGAGCATCGTTGACGGGACGGTAGGTCAAACCTCGCAGGATGCCAGGAAAACATTCGTTGTTTTGATTGGATCAACACCTACGTCGTCATCTCTGGTGCAGAAGCAGCGTTCCTGGGAAACCTTTCCTCGACCAAAGAGCAAAAGAAGTGGACCCGGTGAAGCTGCATCCTCCTCCCTGGGACAACTTAAAAGAGCAGACAGCTTTGAGGGTCACGAGGAAGCTGTACGAACGTTGGTTGCTGCGGTACAAGAAACCAGATCGCATCTGCGCCAacatcttcttcatcatcatcgtcatcatcgtaaGAGCAAGACGAATTAA
- the LOC124950041 gene encoding RING finger protein 207-like isoform X4 — MASSGSVAVDGVGENNATSGVDPVVPRNPLVCGVCHDYYNEPCLLSCFHTFCARCIRGPHLDGKVSCPICGQQTQLKEGAQLPPPDQLIRQLVELANSENPPCANCDKRDKSTMFFCTTCGQALCTHCREHTHRAKMFSSHEVVHMSKCAKDTQRRCPSHGEQYIMYCQSAKCMLCATCFRDTPVDARLHCVDIESAWQQASKKMERAANSICELQAGVRDGVLALKSQLDELRHSLESEKRALNSFCQGMQEAITKTHASVLTELQRQFEIKERMIRTRLLSLGSALPILQMHLMLCTAFTSGATKYQFLELAHPMLERLSRVAQLGHPTRPPLLAAHLKINYRSDFARTLQPFIGQVQTPKESLYDQTHTMTQQEPQVIQSSKSAQRIQPKNGSDSGPFSNHCRTFDTQLKELSQQLMTVKERLGELHRDVALLRRANTPPVGTRYEHVARDCRVLEQQLEHHQLELERLRNVFDALWEEQLCRIHIEKEIFHSQMDDILSLRSEVKQLQSLTQQLEPFVKSFSTGVSAGEVSMAASDASSNQHLQALLDHLARLQMQEPPQSQTQAPTKDHRHPRETKEMPTRCRTPSSVGAVLDSSGNIVVYGTAKSSDPKRGVLRELIEKARTKEDRKKSPGRDDGSRDRSQSRRSRKSPDGTKPKTPPGHSSSSKVRSLYRSLKGATGDTSAEALDQPERCTDGQQQQQQQQQQQQQQQQQQQQQQQQQQQQQAQSGGDEGEYQRISEASSMGEAKKRVQAQVHPIPPDEQQQLSSGKGTKVYPASDSEDVFYADEKTPSDVRRRRRASCDSLSTTGSGSRRSSIVDGTVGQTSQDARKTFVVLIGSTPTSSSLVQKQRSWETFPRPKSKRSGPGEAASSSLGQLKRADSFEGHEEAVRTLVAAVQETRSHLRQHLLHHHRHHRKSKTN; from the exons ATGGCGAGCTCCGGGTCGGTGGCTGTCGACGGGGTCGGCGAGAACAATGCCACGTCCGGAGTCGATCCCGTTGTCCCCAGGAATCCATTAGTCTGTGGTGTCTGTCATGATTATTACAACGAGCCTTGCCTGCTCTCCTGCTTTCATACTTTCTGCGCCCGCTGTATACGTGGCCCTCATCTCGACGGAAAAGTCTCCTGTCCCATCTGCGG gCAACAAACACAACTTAAAGAGGGTGCACAATTACCACCACCGGATCAGTTGATACGTCAACTAGTAGAACTAGCTAATTCTGAAAATCCACCATGTGCCAATTGTGATAAGCGAGACAAATCTACTATGTTCTTCTGCACAACATGTg gGCAAGCACTATGTACTCATTGCAGAGAGCATACACATCGTGCAAAAATGTTCTCCTCTCATGAGGTGGTACATATGAGTAAATGTGCAAAAGATACTCAACGTCGTTGTCCTTCTCATGGGGAGCAATATATCATGTATTGTCAAAGCGCCAAATGCATGCTTTGTGCAACTTGTTTTCGTGATACACCGGTAGACGCTCGATTACATTGCGTGGACATCGAAAGTGCTTGGCAACAAGCTtcaaaaaaaatggaaagagcaGCAAATTCAATTTGCGAATTGCAGGCAGGCGTAAGAGATGGAGTTTTGGCATTAAAGTCACAATTGGATGAATTACGGCATAGCCTGGAATCAGAAAAACGCGCATTAAATTCATTCTGTCAAGGAATGCAAGAAGCGATTACTAAAACGCACGCATCCGTTCTCACGGAACTTCAACgtcaatttgaaataaaggaaagaatgatTCGGACTCGATTGCTATCCTTGGGTAGTGCACTTCCAATATTACAGATGCATTTAATGCTGTGTACGGCTTTTACAAGTGGTGCGACAAAATATCAATTTCTTGAACTCGCACATCCCATGCTCGAAAGATTGAGTCGCGTAGCTCAACTTGGACATCCTACAAGACCTCCTCTACTTGCTGctcatttgaaaataaattatagaagCGATTTTGCTCGTACGTTACAGCCTTTCATTGGTCAGGTACAAACGCCGAAAGAATCATTGTACGATCAGACTCATACGATGACCCAACAGGAACCGCAGGTTATACAG AGCAGCAAGTCTGCTCAGAGAATCCAGCCGAAGAACGGAAGTGACAGTGGGCCATTTTCCAACCATTGTCGCACCTTCGATACCCAATTGAAAGAGCTAAGTCAACAACTGATGACGGTGAAAGAACGTTTAGGAGAACTTCATCGAGACGTCGCACTACTTAGAAGAGCGAATACACCGCCTGTGGGTACGCGTTACGAACACGTGGCGAGAGATTGTCGCGTGTTGGAACAGCAATTGGAACATCATCAGTTAGAATTAGAACGATTGAGAAACGTTTTTGACGCTTTGTGGGAAGAACAATTGTGTAGGATtcatatagagaaagaaatttttcattctcag atGGACGATATTCTATCTTTAAGGAGCGAAGTGAAACAATTACAAAGTCTTACACAGCAATTGGAACCATTTGTGAAATCATTTTCTACAGGAGTTTCCGCAGGCGAAGTGAGCATGGCTGCTTCGGATGCTTCCAGTAATCAACATCTGCAAGCTTTATTAGATCACTTAGCTCGCTTACAGATGCAGGAACCACCTCAGTCGCAAACTCAAGCACCGACTAAGGATCATCGTCATCCACGAG aaacgaaagaaatgcCGACACGTTGTCGGACACCGTCAAGCGTTGGTGCCGTATTAGACTCTAGCGGTAACATAGTCGTATATGGTACTGCCAAATCTTCCGATCCGAAAAGAGGAGTCCTGAGAGAGCTCATTGAAAAAGCTAGAACGAAAGAGGATCGTAAGAAATCACCCGGAAGAGATGACGGTAGTCGAGATCGTAGTCAAAGCCGACGTTCAAGAAAATCACCGGATGGTACAAAACCTAAAACACCACCAGGACATTCATCGAGTAGTAAGGTTCGATCGTTGTATCGTTCCTTGAAAGGTGCAACCGGTGACACGTCCGCTGAGGCACTCGATCAACCAGAAAGATGTACGGATGgtcaacagcaacagcaacagcagcagcaacaacagcaacaacaacaacaacaacaacaacaacaacagcaacaacaacaacaacaacaagcaCAATCAG GTGGAGATGAGGGGGAATATCAACGAATTTCCGAAGCTTCTAGCATGGGCGAGGCTAAAAAACGAGTCCAAGCGCAAGTACATCCTATACCACCTGACGAGCAACAACAGCTATCCAGTGGGAAGGGTACAAAGGTGTATCCGGCCAGCGACTCCGAGGATGTCTTTTATGCGGATGAGAAGACTCCTAGTGATGTACGAAGACGCAGACGTGCCAGCTGTGACAGCCTAAGTACAACCGGTTCCGGTAGCAGAAGATCGAGCATCGTTGACGGGACGGTAGGTCAAACCTCGCAGGATGCCAGGAAAACATTCGTTGTTTTGATTGGATCAACACCTACGTCGTCATCTCTGGTGCAGAAGCAGCGTTCCTGGGAAACCTTTCCTCGACCAAAGAGCAAAAGAAGTGGACCCGGTGAAGCTGCATCCTCCTCCCTGGGACAACTTAAAAGAGCAGACAGCTTTGAGGGTCACGAGGAAGCTGTACGAACGTTGGTTGCTGCGGTACAAGAAACCAGATCGCATCTGCGCCAacatcttcttcatcatcatcgtcatcatcgtaaGAGCAAGACGAATTAA
- the LOC124950041 gene encoding RING finger protein 207-like isoform X1: MASSGSVAVDGVGENNATSGVDPVVPRNPLVCGVCHDYYNEPCLLSCFHTFCARCIRGPHLDGKVSCPICGQQTQLKEGAQLPPPDQLIRQLVELANSENPPCANCDKRDKSTMFFCTTCGQALCTHCREHTHRAKMFSSHEVVHMSKCAKDTQRRCPSHGEQYIMYCQSAKCMLCATCFRDTPVDARLHCVDIESAWQQASKKMERAANSICELQAGVRDGVLALKSQLDELRHSLESEKRALNSFCQGMQEAITKTHASVLTELQRQFEIKERMIRTRLLSLGSALPILQMHLMLCTAFTSGATKYQFLELAHPMLERLSRVAQLGHPTRPPLLAAHLKINYRSDFARTLQPFIGQVQTPKESLYDQTHTMTQQEPQVIQSSKSAQRIQPKNGSDSGPFSNHCRTFDTQLKELSQQLMTVKERLGELHRDVALLRRANTPPVGTRYEHVARDCRVLEQQLEHHQLELERLRNVFDALWEEQLCRIHIEKEIFHSQMDDILSLRSEVKQLQSLTQQLEPFVKSFSTGVSAGEVSMAASDASSNQHLQALLDHLARLQMQEPPQSQTQAPTKDHRHPRGTMISADNALYMKETKEMPTRCRTPSSVGAVLDSSGNIVVYGTAKSSDPKRGVLRELIEKARTKEDRKKSPGRDDGSRDRSQSRRSRKSPDGTKPKTPPGHSSSSKVRSLYRSLKGATGDTSAEALDQPERCTDGQQQQQQQQQQQQQQQQQQQQQQQQQQQQQAQSGGDEGEYQRISEASSMGEAKKRVQAQVHPIPPDEQQQLSSGKGTKVYPASDSEDVFYADEKTPSDVRRRRRASCDSLSTTGSGSRRSSIVDGTVGQTSQDARKTFVVLIGSTPTSSSLVQKQRSWETFPRPKSKRSGPGEAASSSLGQLKRADSFEGHEEAVRTLVAAVQETRSHLRQHLLHHHRHHRKSKTN; this comes from the exons ATGGCGAGCTCCGGGTCGGTGGCTGTCGACGGGGTCGGCGAGAACAATGCCACGTCCGGAGTCGATCCCGTTGTCCCCAGGAATCCATTAGTCTGTGGTGTCTGTCATGATTATTACAACGAGCCTTGCCTGCTCTCCTGCTTTCATACTTTCTGCGCCCGCTGTATACGTGGCCCTCATCTCGACGGAAAAGTCTCCTGTCCCATCTGCGG gCAACAAACACAACTTAAAGAGGGTGCACAATTACCACCACCGGATCAGTTGATACGTCAACTAGTAGAACTAGCTAATTCTGAAAATCCACCATGTGCCAATTGTGATAAGCGAGACAAATCTACTATGTTCTTCTGCACAACATGTg gGCAAGCACTATGTACTCATTGCAGAGAGCATACACATCGTGCAAAAATGTTCTCCTCTCATGAGGTGGTACATATGAGTAAATGTGCAAAAGATACTCAACGTCGTTGTCCTTCTCATGGGGAGCAATATATCATGTATTGTCAAAGCGCCAAATGCATGCTTTGTGCAACTTGTTTTCGTGATACACCGGTAGACGCTCGATTACATTGCGTGGACATCGAAAGTGCTTGGCAACAAGCTtcaaaaaaaatggaaagagcaGCAAATTCAATTTGCGAATTGCAGGCAGGCGTAAGAGATGGAGTTTTGGCATTAAAGTCACAATTGGATGAATTACGGCATAGCCTGGAATCAGAAAAACGCGCATTAAATTCATTCTGTCAAGGAATGCAAGAAGCGATTACTAAAACGCACGCATCCGTTCTCACGGAACTTCAACgtcaatttgaaataaaggaaagaatgatTCGGACTCGATTGCTATCCTTGGGTAGTGCACTTCCAATATTACAGATGCATTTAATGCTGTGTACGGCTTTTACAAGTGGTGCGACAAAATATCAATTTCTTGAACTCGCACATCCCATGCTCGAAAGATTGAGTCGCGTAGCTCAACTTGGACATCCTACAAGACCTCCTCTACTTGCTGctcatttgaaaataaattatagaagCGATTTTGCTCGTACGTTACAGCCTTTCATTGGTCAGGTACAAACGCCGAAAGAATCATTGTACGATCAGACTCATACGATGACCCAACAGGAACCGCAGGTTATACAG AGCAGCAAGTCTGCTCAGAGAATCCAGCCGAAGAACGGAAGTGACAGTGGGCCATTTTCCAACCATTGTCGCACCTTCGATACCCAATTGAAAGAGCTAAGTCAACAACTGATGACGGTGAAAGAACGTTTAGGAGAACTTCATCGAGACGTCGCACTACTTAGAAGAGCGAATACACCGCCTGTGGGTACGCGTTACGAACACGTGGCGAGAGATTGTCGCGTGTTGGAACAGCAATTGGAACATCATCAGTTAGAATTAGAACGATTGAGAAACGTTTTTGACGCTTTGTGGGAAGAACAATTGTGTAGGATtcatatagagaaagaaatttttcattctcag atGGACGATATTCTATCTTTAAGGAGCGAAGTGAAACAATTACAAAGTCTTACACAGCAATTGGAACCATTTGTGAAATCATTTTCTACAGGAGTTTCCGCAGGCGAAGTGAGCATGGCTGCTTCGGATGCTTCCAGTAATCAACATCTGCAAGCTTTATTAGATCACTTAGCTCGCTTACAGATGCAGGAACCACCTCAGTCGCAAACTCAAGCACCGACTAAGGATCATCGTCATCCACGAGGTACTATGATCAGTGCTGACAACGCTCTTTACATGAAGG aaacgaaagaaatgcCGACACGTTGTCGGACACCGTCAAGCGTTGGTGCCGTATTAGACTCTAGCGGTAACATAGTCGTATATGGTACTGCCAAATCTTCCGATCCGAAAAGAGGAGTCCTGAGAGAGCTCATTGAAAAAGCTAGAACGAAAGAGGATCGTAAGAAATCACCCGGAAGAGATGACGGTAGTCGAGATCGTAGTCAAAGCCGACGTTCAAGAAAATCACCGGATGGTACAAAACCTAAAACACCACCAGGACATTCATCGAGTAGTAAGGTTCGATCGTTGTATCGTTCCTTGAAAGGTGCAACCGGTGACACGTCCGCTGAGGCACTCGATCAACCAGAAAGATGTACGGATGgtcaacagcaacagcaacagcagcagcaacaacagcaacaacaacaacaacaacaacaacaacaacagcaacaacaacaacaacaacaagcaCAATCAG GTGGAGATGAGGGGGAATATCAACGAATTTCCGAAGCTTCTAGCATGGGCGAGGCTAAAAAACGAGTCCAAGCGCAAGTACATCCTATACCACCTGACGAGCAACAACAGCTATCCAGTGGGAAGGGTACAAAGGTGTATCCGGCCAGCGACTCCGAGGATGTCTTTTATGCGGATGAGAAGACTCCTAGTGATGTACGAAGACGCAGACGTGCCAGCTGTGACAGCCTAAGTACAACCGGTTCCGGTAGCAGAAGATCGAGCATCGTTGACGGGACGGTAGGTCAAACCTCGCAGGATGCCAGGAAAACATTCGTTGTTTTGATTGGATCAACACCTACGTCGTCATCTCTGGTGCAGAAGCAGCGTTCCTGGGAAACCTTTCCTCGACCAAAGAGCAAAAGAAGTGGACCCGGTGAAGCTGCATCCTCCTCCCTGGGACAACTTAAAAGAGCAGACAGCTTTGAGGGTCACGAGGAAGCTGTACGAACGTTGGTTGCTGCGGTACAAGAAACCAGATCGCATCTGCGCCAacatcttcttcatcatcatcgtcatcatcgtaaGAGCAAGACGAATTAA
- the LOC124950041 gene encoding RING finger protein 207-like isoform X8: MASSGSVAVDGVGENNATSGVDPVVPRNPLVCGVCHDYYNEPCLLSCFHTFCARCIRGPHLDGKVSCPICGQQTQLKEGAQLPPPDQLIRQLVELANSENPPCANCDKRDKSTMFFCTTCGQALCTHCREHTHRAKMFSSHEVVHMSKCAKDTQRRCPSHGEQYIMYCQSAKCMLCATCFRDTPVDARLHCVDIESAWQQASKKMERAANSICELQAGVRDGVLALKSQLDELRHSLESEKRALNSFCQGMQEAITKTHASVLTELQRQFEIKERMIRTRLLSLGSALPILQMHLMLCTAFTSGATKYQFLELAHPMLERLSRVAQLGHPTRPPLLAAHLKINYRSDFARTLQPFIGQVQTPKESLYDQTHTMTQQEPQVIQSSKSAQRIQPKNGSDSGPFSNHCRTFDTQLKELSQQLMTVKERLGELHRDVALLRRANTPPVGTRYEHVARDCRVLEQQLEHHQLELERLRNVFDALWEEQLCRIHIEKEIFHSQMDDILSLRSEVKQLQSLTQQLEPFVKSFSTGVSAGEVSMAASDASSNQHLQALLDHLARLQMQEPPQSQTQAPTKDHRHPRGTMISADNALYMKETKEMPTRCRTPSSVGAVLDSSGNIVVYGTAKSSDPKRGVLRELIEKARTKEDRKKSPGRDDGSRDRSQSRRSRKSPDGTKPKTPPGHSSSSKVRSLYRSLKGATGDTSAEALDQPERCTDGQQQQQQQQQQQQQQQQQQQQQQQQQQQQQAQSAFYRRR, from the exons ATGGCGAGCTCCGGGTCGGTGGCTGTCGACGGGGTCGGCGAGAACAATGCCACGTCCGGAGTCGATCCCGTTGTCCCCAGGAATCCATTAGTCTGTGGTGTCTGTCATGATTATTACAACGAGCCTTGCCTGCTCTCCTGCTTTCATACTTTCTGCGCCCGCTGTATACGTGGCCCTCATCTCGACGGAAAAGTCTCCTGTCCCATCTGCGG gCAACAAACACAACTTAAAGAGGGTGCACAATTACCACCACCGGATCAGTTGATACGTCAACTAGTAGAACTAGCTAATTCTGAAAATCCACCATGTGCCAATTGTGATAAGCGAGACAAATCTACTATGTTCTTCTGCACAACATGTg gGCAAGCACTATGTACTCATTGCAGAGAGCATACACATCGTGCAAAAATGTTCTCCTCTCATGAGGTGGTACATATGAGTAAATGTGCAAAAGATACTCAACGTCGTTGTCCTTCTCATGGGGAGCAATATATCATGTATTGTCAAAGCGCCAAATGCATGCTTTGTGCAACTTGTTTTCGTGATACACCGGTAGACGCTCGATTACATTGCGTGGACATCGAAAGTGCTTGGCAACAAGCTtcaaaaaaaatggaaagagcaGCAAATTCAATTTGCGAATTGCAGGCAGGCGTAAGAGATGGAGTTTTGGCATTAAAGTCACAATTGGATGAATTACGGCATAGCCTGGAATCAGAAAAACGCGCATTAAATTCATTCTGTCAAGGAATGCAAGAAGCGATTACTAAAACGCACGCATCCGTTCTCACGGAACTTCAACgtcaatttgaaataaaggaaagaatgatTCGGACTCGATTGCTATCCTTGGGTAGTGCACTTCCAATATTACAGATGCATTTAATGCTGTGTACGGCTTTTACAAGTGGTGCGACAAAATATCAATTTCTTGAACTCGCACATCCCATGCTCGAAAGATTGAGTCGCGTAGCTCAACTTGGACATCCTACAAGACCTCCTCTACTTGCTGctcatttgaaaataaattatagaagCGATTTTGCTCGTACGTTACAGCCTTTCATTGGTCAGGTACAAACGCCGAAAGAATCATTGTACGATCAGACTCATACGATGACCCAACAGGAACCGCAGGTTATACAG AGCAGCAAGTCTGCTCAGAGAATCCAGCCGAAGAACGGAAGTGACAGTGGGCCATTTTCCAACCATTGTCGCACCTTCGATACCCAATTGAAAGAGCTAAGTCAACAACTGATGACGGTGAAAGAACGTTTAGGAGAACTTCATCGAGACGTCGCACTACTTAGAAGAGCGAATACACCGCCTGTGGGTACGCGTTACGAACACGTGGCGAGAGATTGTCGCGTGTTGGAACAGCAATTGGAACATCATCAGTTAGAATTAGAACGATTGAGAAACGTTTTTGACGCTTTGTGGGAAGAACAATTGTGTAGGATtcatatagagaaagaaatttttcattctcag atGGACGATATTCTATCTTTAAGGAGCGAAGTGAAACAATTACAAAGTCTTACACAGCAATTGGAACCATTTGTGAAATCATTTTCTACAGGAGTTTCCGCAGGCGAAGTGAGCATGGCTGCTTCGGATGCTTCCAGTAATCAACATCTGCAAGCTTTATTAGATCACTTAGCTCGCTTACAGATGCAGGAACCACCTCAGTCGCAAACTCAAGCACCGACTAAGGATCATCGTCATCCACGAGGTACTATGATCAGTGCTGACAACGCTCTTTACATGAAGG aaacgaaagaaatgcCGACACGTTGTCGGACACCGTCAAGCGTTGGTGCCGTATTAGACTCTAGCGGTAACATAGTCGTATATGGTACTGCCAAATCTTCCGATCCGAAAAGAGGAGTCCTGAGAGAGCTCATTGAAAAAGCTAGAACGAAAGAGGATCGTAAGAAATCACCCGGAAGAGATGACGGTAGTCGAGATCGTAGTCAAAGCCGACGTTCAAGAAAATCACCGGATGGTACAAAACCTAAAACACCACCAGGACATTCATCGAGTAGTAAGGTTCGATCGTTGTATCGTTCCTTGAAAGGTGCAACCGGTGACACGTCCGCTGAGGCACTCGATCAACCAGAAAGATGTACGGATGgtcaacagcaacagcaacagcagcagcaacaacagcaacaacaacaacaacaacaacaacaacaacagcaacaacaacaacaacaacaagcaCAATCAG CTTTCTATCGTCGCCGTTAA